From Helicoverpa zea isolate HzStark_Cry1AcR chromosome 23, ilHelZeax1.1, whole genome shotgun sequence, one genomic window encodes:
- the LOC124641751 gene encoding ubiquitin thioesterase trabid isoform X3 has translation MSEEVQNEGSRHSASLGEPGAPAAECAALDASTAVSQTTITQMTASSAPAAEGAKWCCDVCTYENFPLSRKQCTMCRSPKSALNEDIFRLQDGASALPAPDATGAEAVAERLKPLRISSPQGASASSVAKWSCPTCTYDNWPKALKCAMCGSSNPAGAAPGGPGGAGINELSSPASLHSLDKRSKRRAGPDWVWLQACLGVVEGSARCVDAYLAQGGDPARALTPQEVALLNRASAFDAGHTLVHLAIRFQRQEILSTLLSRISGGGPGLKRSPSYIAPDLASAIRRHIASCVRYKKGSFPCRYINEFCTFYLPAEIEELPAPIQEQLFSELLDRDAMATLEADPPLINWSAELRRLGSRLYALWNRSAGDCLPDAVCQAAYGVADRANTLRAALGDALGARALYARWAAWERAQAARLQYAPDEAQLRAEWARLAAAAARPGAALHQLHVFALAHVLRRPILVYGVDVVNSFRGEALGYARFRGLYLPLLCEPDACSKSPLSLGYTRGHFSALVPLQPRAPAYIRDARAPQALLPLTDLDGKLLPVHFLTGDEMADAEAVVRRWVSACVTGGGVLAARQTLHARPLLQAQMLEEWLNHYRRLAQQTRGPFPPRLQPAAAEFSSDADTDEE, from the exons ATGAGTGAGGAGGTGCAGAATGAGGGGAGCAGGCACAGCGCGTCGCTGGGCGAGCCCGGCGCGCCCGCCGCCGAGTGCGCCGCGCTCGACGCCTCCACCGCCGTCTCACAGACCACCATCACCCAG ATGACGGCGAGCTCCGCGCCGGCCGCCGAGGGCGCCAAGTGGTGCTGCGACGTGTGCACCTACGAGAACTTCCCGCTCTCACGCAAG CAGTGCACCATGTGCCGCAGCCCCAAGTCCGCGCTCAACGAGGACATCTTCCGGCTGCAGGACGGCGCCAGCGCGCTGCCGGCGCCCGACGCCACCG GTGCGGAGGCGGTGGCGGAGCGACTCAAGCCGCTGAGGATATCTTCCCCGCAGGGCGCCAGCGCGTCGTCCGTCGCCAAGTGGTCGTGCCCG ACGTGCACGTACGACAACTGGCCCAAGGCGCTGAAGTGCGCCATGTGCGGCAGCAGCAACCccgcgggcgcggcgccgggCGGGCCGGGCGGCGCGGGCATCAACGAGCTGAGCAGCCCCGCGTCGCTGCACTCGCTGGACAAGCGCAGCAAGCGGCGCGCGGGCCCGGACTGGGTGTGGCTGCAGGCGTGCCTGGGCGTGGTGGAGGGCTCGGCGCGCTGCGTGGACGCCTACCTGGCGCAGGGCGGCGACCCCGCCCGCGCGCTCACGCCGCAGGAGGTGGCGCTGCTCAACCGCGCCTCCGCCTTCGACGCCGGCCACACGCTCGTGCACCTCGCCATACG GTTTCAGCGACAAGAAATTTTGTCGACATTACTGTCGCGGATATCGGGCGGCGGGCCCGGCCTCAAGAGATCTCCTTCATACATCG CGCCGGACCTGGCGTCGGCGATCCGGCGGCACATCGCCAGCTGCGTGCGCTACAAGAAGGGCAGCTTCCCGTGCCGGTACATCAACGAGTTCTGCACCTTCTACCTGCCAGCCG AGATCGAGGAGCTGCCGGCGCCGATCCAGGAGCAGCTGTTCTCGGAGCTGCTGGACCGCGACGCCATGGCCACGCTGGAGGCCGACCCGCCGCTCATCAACTGGAGCGCCGAGCTGCGGCGCCTGGGCTCGCGCCTGTACGCGCTGTGGAACCGCTCGGCCGGCGACTGCCTGCCCGACGCCGTGTGCCAGGCGGCGTACGGCGTGGCGGACCGCGCCAACACGCTGCGCGCGGCGCTGGGGGACGCGCTGGGCGCGCGGGCGCTGTACGCGCGCTGGGCGGCGTGGGAgcgcgcgcaggcggcgcggcTGCAGTACGCGCCCGACGAGGCGCAGCTGCGCGCCGAGTGGGCGCGCCTggcggccgccgccgcgcgccCGGGCGCCGCGCTGCACCAGCTGCACGTGTTCGCGCTGGCGCACGTGCTGCGCCGCCCCATCCTCGTGTACGGCGTGGACGTCGTCAACTCGTTCCGCGGCGAGGCGCTGGGCTACGCGCGCTTCCGCGGCCTCTACCTGCCGCTGCTGTGCGAGCCCGACGCCTGCAGCAAGTCGCCGCTGAGCCTGGGCTACACGCGCGGCCACTTCTCCGCGCTCGTGCCGCTGCAGCCGCGCGCGCCCGCCTACATCCGCGACGCGCGCGCCCCGCAGGCGCTGCTGCCGCTCACCGACCTGGACGGCAAGCTGCTGCCCGTGCACTTCCTCACCGGCGACGAG ATGGCGGACGCGGAGGCGGTGGTGCGGCGCTGGGTGTCGGCGTGCGTGACGGGCGGCGGCGTGCTGGCGGCGCGGCAGACGCTGCACGCGCGGCCGCTGCTGCAGGCGCAGATGCTGGAGGAGTGGCTCAACCACTACCGGCGCCTCGC GCAGCAGACGCGCGGCCCCTTCCCGCCGCGGCTGCAGCCGGCCGCCGCCGAGTTCTCCAGCGACGCCGACACGGACGAGGAGTAG
- the LOC124641751 gene encoding ubiquitin thioesterase trabid isoform X4, whose amino-acid sequence MSEEVQNEGSRHSASLGEPGAPAAECAALDASTAVSQTTITQMTASSAPAAEGAKWCCDVCTYENFPLSRKCTMCRSPKSALNEDIFRLQDGASALPAPDATGAEAVAERLKPLRISSPQGASASSVAKWSCPTCTYDNWPKALKCAMCGSSNPAGAAPGGPGGAGINELSSPASLHSLDKRSKRRAGPDWVWLQACLGVVEGSARCVDAYLAQGGDPARALTPQEVALLNRASAFDAGHTLVHLAIRFQRQEILSTLLSRISGGGPGLKRSPSYIAPDLASAIRRHIASCVRYKKGSFPCRYINEFCTFYLPAEIEELPAPIQEQLFSELLDRDAMATLEADPPLINWSAELRRLGSRLYALWNRSAGDCLPDAVCQAAYGVADRANTLRAALGDALGARALYARWAAWERAQAARLQYAPDEAQLRAEWARLAAAAARPGAALHQLHVFALAHVLRRPILVYGVDVVNSFRGEALGYARFRGLYLPLLCEPDACSKSPLSLGYTRGHFSALVPLQPRAPAYIRDARAPQALLPLTDLDGKLLPVHFLTGDEMADAEAVVRRWVSACVTGGGVLAARQTLHARPLLQAQMLEEWLNHYRRLAQQTRGPFPPRLQPAAAEFSSDADTDEE is encoded by the exons ATGAGTGAGGAGGTGCAGAATGAGGGGAGCAGGCACAGCGCGTCGCTGGGCGAGCCCGGCGCGCCCGCCGCCGAGTGCGCCGCGCTCGACGCCTCCACCGCCGTCTCACAGACCACCATCACCCAG ATGACGGCGAGCTCCGCGCCGGCCGCCGAGGGCGCCAAGTGGTGCTGCGACGTGTGCACCTACGAGAACTTCCCGCTCTCACGCAAG TGCACCATGTGCCGCAGCCCCAAGTCCGCGCTCAACGAGGACATCTTCCGGCTGCAGGACGGCGCCAGCGCGCTGCCGGCGCCCGACGCCACCG GTGCGGAGGCGGTGGCGGAGCGACTCAAGCCGCTGAGGATATCTTCCCCGCAGGGCGCCAGCGCGTCGTCCGTCGCCAAGTGGTCGTGCCCG ACGTGCACGTACGACAACTGGCCCAAGGCGCTGAAGTGCGCCATGTGCGGCAGCAGCAACCccgcgggcgcggcgccgggCGGGCCGGGCGGCGCGGGCATCAACGAGCTGAGCAGCCCCGCGTCGCTGCACTCGCTGGACAAGCGCAGCAAGCGGCGCGCGGGCCCGGACTGGGTGTGGCTGCAGGCGTGCCTGGGCGTGGTGGAGGGCTCGGCGCGCTGCGTGGACGCCTACCTGGCGCAGGGCGGCGACCCCGCCCGCGCGCTCACGCCGCAGGAGGTGGCGCTGCTCAACCGCGCCTCCGCCTTCGACGCCGGCCACACGCTCGTGCACCTCGCCATACG GTTTCAGCGACAAGAAATTTTGTCGACATTACTGTCGCGGATATCGGGCGGCGGGCCCGGCCTCAAGAGATCTCCTTCATACATCG CGCCGGACCTGGCGTCGGCGATCCGGCGGCACATCGCCAGCTGCGTGCGCTACAAGAAGGGCAGCTTCCCGTGCCGGTACATCAACGAGTTCTGCACCTTCTACCTGCCAGCCG AGATCGAGGAGCTGCCGGCGCCGATCCAGGAGCAGCTGTTCTCGGAGCTGCTGGACCGCGACGCCATGGCCACGCTGGAGGCCGACCCGCCGCTCATCAACTGGAGCGCCGAGCTGCGGCGCCTGGGCTCGCGCCTGTACGCGCTGTGGAACCGCTCGGCCGGCGACTGCCTGCCCGACGCCGTGTGCCAGGCGGCGTACGGCGTGGCGGACCGCGCCAACACGCTGCGCGCGGCGCTGGGGGACGCGCTGGGCGCGCGGGCGCTGTACGCGCGCTGGGCGGCGTGGGAgcgcgcgcaggcggcgcggcTGCAGTACGCGCCCGACGAGGCGCAGCTGCGCGCCGAGTGGGCGCGCCTggcggccgccgccgcgcgccCGGGCGCCGCGCTGCACCAGCTGCACGTGTTCGCGCTGGCGCACGTGCTGCGCCGCCCCATCCTCGTGTACGGCGTGGACGTCGTCAACTCGTTCCGCGGCGAGGCGCTGGGCTACGCGCGCTTCCGCGGCCTCTACCTGCCGCTGCTGTGCGAGCCCGACGCCTGCAGCAAGTCGCCGCTGAGCCTGGGCTACACGCGCGGCCACTTCTCCGCGCTCGTGCCGCTGCAGCCGCGCGCGCCCGCCTACATCCGCGACGCGCGCGCCCCGCAGGCGCTGCTGCCGCTCACCGACCTGGACGGCAAGCTGCTGCCCGTGCACTTCCTCACCGGCGACGAG ATGGCGGACGCGGAGGCGGTGGTGCGGCGCTGGGTGTCGGCGTGCGTGACGGGCGGCGGCGTGCTGGCGGCGCGGCAGACGCTGCACGCGCGGCCGCTGCTGCAGGCGCAGATGCTGGAGGAGTGGCTCAACCACTACCGGCGCCTCGC GCAGCAGACGCGCGGCCCCTTCCCGCCGCGGCTGCAGCCGGCCGCCGCCGAGTTCTCCAGCGACGCCGACACGGACGAGGAGTAG
- the LOC124641751 gene encoding ubiquitin thioesterase trabid isoform X5 produces the protein MTASSAPAAEGAKWCCDVCTYENFPLSRKQCTMCRSPKSALNEDIFRLQDGASALPAPDATGSVVCAGAEAVAERLKPLRISSPQGASASSVAKWSCPTCTYDNWPKALKCAMCGSSNPAGAAPGGPGGAGINELSSPASLHSLDKRSKRRAGPDWVWLQACLGVVEGSARCVDAYLAQGGDPARALTPQEVALLNRASAFDAGHTLVHLAIRFQRQEILSTLLSRISGGGPGLKRSPSYIAPDLASAIRRHIASCVRYKKGSFPCRYINEFCTFYLPAEIEELPAPIQEQLFSELLDRDAMATLEADPPLINWSAELRRLGSRLYALWNRSAGDCLPDAVCQAAYGVADRANTLRAALGDALGARALYARWAAWERAQAARLQYAPDEAQLRAEWARLAAAAARPGAALHQLHVFALAHVLRRPILVYGVDVVNSFRGEALGYARFRGLYLPLLCEPDACSKSPLSLGYTRGHFSALVPLQPRAPAYIRDARAPQALLPLTDLDGKLLPVHFLTGDEMADAEAVVRRWVSACVTGGGVLAARQTLHARPLLQAQMLEEWLNHYRRLAQQTRGPFPPRLQPAAAEFSSDADTDEE, from the exons ATGACGGCGAGCTCCGCGCCGGCCGCCGAGGGCGCCAAGTGGTGCTGCGACGTGTGCACCTACGAGAACTTCCCGCTCTCACGCAAG CAGTGCACCATGTGCCGCAGCCCCAAGTCCGCGCTCAACGAGGACATCTTCCGGCTGCAGGACGGCGCCAGCGCGCTGCCGGCGCCCGACGCCACCG GGAGTGTGGTGTGCGCAGGTGCGGAGGCGGTGGCGGAGCGACTCAAGCCGCTGAGGATATCTTCCCCGCAGGGCGCCAGCGCGTCGTCCGTCGCCAAGTGGTCGTGCCCG ACGTGCACGTACGACAACTGGCCCAAGGCGCTGAAGTGCGCCATGTGCGGCAGCAGCAACCccgcgggcgcggcgccgggCGGGCCGGGCGGCGCGGGCATCAACGAGCTGAGCAGCCCCGCGTCGCTGCACTCGCTGGACAAGCGCAGCAAGCGGCGCGCGGGCCCGGACTGGGTGTGGCTGCAGGCGTGCCTGGGCGTGGTGGAGGGCTCGGCGCGCTGCGTGGACGCCTACCTGGCGCAGGGCGGCGACCCCGCCCGCGCGCTCACGCCGCAGGAGGTGGCGCTGCTCAACCGCGCCTCCGCCTTCGACGCCGGCCACACGCTCGTGCACCTCGCCATACG GTTTCAGCGACAAGAAATTTTGTCGACATTACTGTCGCGGATATCGGGCGGCGGGCCCGGCCTCAAGAGATCTCCTTCATACATCG CGCCGGACCTGGCGTCGGCGATCCGGCGGCACATCGCCAGCTGCGTGCGCTACAAGAAGGGCAGCTTCCCGTGCCGGTACATCAACGAGTTCTGCACCTTCTACCTGCCAGCCG AGATCGAGGAGCTGCCGGCGCCGATCCAGGAGCAGCTGTTCTCGGAGCTGCTGGACCGCGACGCCATGGCCACGCTGGAGGCCGACCCGCCGCTCATCAACTGGAGCGCCGAGCTGCGGCGCCTGGGCTCGCGCCTGTACGCGCTGTGGAACCGCTCGGCCGGCGACTGCCTGCCCGACGCCGTGTGCCAGGCGGCGTACGGCGTGGCGGACCGCGCCAACACGCTGCGCGCGGCGCTGGGGGACGCGCTGGGCGCGCGGGCGCTGTACGCGCGCTGGGCGGCGTGGGAgcgcgcgcaggcggcgcggcTGCAGTACGCGCCCGACGAGGCGCAGCTGCGCGCCGAGTGGGCGCGCCTggcggccgccgccgcgcgccCGGGCGCCGCGCTGCACCAGCTGCACGTGTTCGCGCTGGCGCACGTGCTGCGCCGCCCCATCCTCGTGTACGGCGTGGACGTCGTCAACTCGTTCCGCGGCGAGGCGCTGGGCTACGCGCGCTTCCGCGGCCTCTACCTGCCGCTGCTGTGCGAGCCCGACGCCTGCAGCAAGTCGCCGCTGAGCCTGGGCTACACGCGCGGCCACTTCTCCGCGCTCGTGCCGCTGCAGCCGCGCGCGCCCGCCTACATCCGCGACGCGCGCGCCCCGCAGGCGCTGCTGCCGCTCACCGACCTGGACGGCAAGCTGCTGCCCGTGCACTTCCTCACCGGCGACGAG ATGGCGGACGCGGAGGCGGTGGTGCGGCGCTGGGTGTCGGCGTGCGTGACGGGCGGCGGCGTGCTGGCGGCGCGGCAGACGCTGCACGCGCGGCCGCTGCTGCAGGCGCAGATGCTGGAGGAGTGGCTCAACCACTACCGGCGCCTCGC GCAGCAGACGCGCGGCCCCTTCCCGCCGCGGCTGCAGCCGGCCGCCGCCGAGTTCTCCAGCGACGCCGACACGGACGAGGAGTAG
- the LOC124641751 gene encoding ubiquitin thioesterase trabid isoform X1: MSEEVQNEGSRHSASLGEPGAPAAECAALDASTAVSQTTITQMTASSAPAAEGAKWCCDVCTYENFPLSRKQCTMCRSPKSALNEDIFRLQDGASALPAPDATGSVVCAGAEAVAERLKPLRISSPQGASASSVAKWSCPTCTYDNWPKALKCAMCGSSNPAGAAPGGPGGAGINELSSPASLHSLDKRSKRRAGPDWVWLQACLGVVEGSARCVDAYLAQGGDPARALTPQEVALLNRASAFDAGHTLVHLAIRFQRQEILSTLLSRISGGGPGLKRSPSYIAPDLASAIRRHIASCVRYKKGSFPCRYINEFCTFYLPAEIEELPAPIQEQLFSELLDRDAMATLEADPPLINWSAELRRLGSRLYALWNRSAGDCLPDAVCQAAYGVADRANTLRAALGDALGARALYARWAAWERAQAARLQYAPDEAQLRAEWARLAAAAARPGAALHQLHVFALAHVLRRPILVYGVDVVNSFRGEALGYARFRGLYLPLLCEPDACSKSPLSLGYTRGHFSALVPLQPRAPAYIRDARAPQALLPLTDLDGKLLPVHFLTGDEMADAEAVVRRWVSACVTGGGVLAARQTLHARPLLQAQMLEEWLNHYRRLAQQTRGPFPPRLQPAAAEFSSDADTDEE, encoded by the exons ATGAGTGAGGAGGTGCAGAATGAGGGGAGCAGGCACAGCGCGTCGCTGGGCGAGCCCGGCGCGCCCGCCGCCGAGTGCGCCGCGCTCGACGCCTCCACCGCCGTCTCACAGACCACCATCACCCAG ATGACGGCGAGCTCCGCGCCGGCCGCCGAGGGCGCCAAGTGGTGCTGCGACGTGTGCACCTACGAGAACTTCCCGCTCTCACGCAAG CAGTGCACCATGTGCCGCAGCCCCAAGTCCGCGCTCAACGAGGACATCTTCCGGCTGCAGGACGGCGCCAGCGCGCTGCCGGCGCCCGACGCCACCG GGAGTGTGGTGTGCGCAGGTGCGGAGGCGGTGGCGGAGCGACTCAAGCCGCTGAGGATATCTTCCCCGCAGGGCGCCAGCGCGTCGTCCGTCGCCAAGTGGTCGTGCCCG ACGTGCACGTACGACAACTGGCCCAAGGCGCTGAAGTGCGCCATGTGCGGCAGCAGCAACCccgcgggcgcggcgccgggCGGGCCGGGCGGCGCGGGCATCAACGAGCTGAGCAGCCCCGCGTCGCTGCACTCGCTGGACAAGCGCAGCAAGCGGCGCGCGGGCCCGGACTGGGTGTGGCTGCAGGCGTGCCTGGGCGTGGTGGAGGGCTCGGCGCGCTGCGTGGACGCCTACCTGGCGCAGGGCGGCGACCCCGCCCGCGCGCTCACGCCGCAGGAGGTGGCGCTGCTCAACCGCGCCTCCGCCTTCGACGCCGGCCACACGCTCGTGCACCTCGCCATACG GTTTCAGCGACAAGAAATTTTGTCGACATTACTGTCGCGGATATCGGGCGGCGGGCCCGGCCTCAAGAGATCTCCTTCATACATCG CGCCGGACCTGGCGTCGGCGATCCGGCGGCACATCGCCAGCTGCGTGCGCTACAAGAAGGGCAGCTTCCCGTGCCGGTACATCAACGAGTTCTGCACCTTCTACCTGCCAGCCG AGATCGAGGAGCTGCCGGCGCCGATCCAGGAGCAGCTGTTCTCGGAGCTGCTGGACCGCGACGCCATGGCCACGCTGGAGGCCGACCCGCCGCTCATCAACTGGAGCGCCGAGCTGCGGCGCCTGGGCTCGCGCCTGTACGCGCTGTGGAACCGCTCGGCCGGCGACTGCCTGCCCGACGCCGTGTGCCAGGCGGCGTACGGCGTGGCGGACCGCGCCAACACGCTGCGCGCGGCGCTGGGGGACGCGCTGGGCGCGCGGGCGCTGTACGCGCGCTGGGCGGCGTGGGAgcgcgcgcaggcggcgcggcTGCAGTACGCGCCCGACGAGGCGCAGCTGCGCGCCGAGTGGGCGCGCCTggcggccgccgccgcgcgccCGGGCGCCGCGCTGCACCAGCTGCACGTGTTCGCGCTGGCGCACGTGCTGCGCCGCCCCATCCTCGTGTACGGCGTGGACGTCGTCAACTCGTTCCGCGGCGAGGCGCTGGGCTACGCGCGCTTCCGCGGCCTCTACCTGCCGCTGCTGTGCGAGCCCGACGCCTGCAGCAAGTCGCCGCTGAGCCTGGGCTACACGCGCGGCCACTTCTCCGCGCTCGTGCCGCTGCAGCCGCGCGCGCCCGCCTACATCCGCGACGCGCGCGCCCCGCAGGCGCTGCTGCCGCTCACCGACCTGGACGGCAAGCTGCTGCCCGTGCACTTCCTCACCGGCGACGAG ATGGCGGACGCGGAGGCGGTGGTGCGGCGCTGGGTGTCGGCGTGCGTGACGGGCGGCGGCGTGCTGGCGGCGCGGCAGACGCTGCACGCGCGGCCGCTGCTGCAGGCGCAGATGCTGGAGGAGTGGCTCAACCACTACCGGCGCCTCGC GCAGCAGACGCGCGGCCCCTTCCCGCCGCGGCTGCAGCCGGCCGCCGCCGAGTTCTCCAGCGACGCCGACACGGACGAGGAGTAG
- the LOC124641751 gene encoding ubiquitin thioesterase trabid isoform X2 produces MSEEVQNEGSRHSASLGEPGAPAAECAALDASTAVSQTTITQMTASSAPAAEGAKWCCDVCTYENFPLSRKCTMCRSPKSALNEDIFRLQDGASALPAPDATGSVVCAGAEAVAERLKPLRISSPQGASASSVAKWSCPTCTYDNWPKALKCAMCGSSNPAGAAPGGPGGAGINELSSPASLHSLDKRSKRRAGPDWVWLQACLGVVEGSARCVDAYLAQGGDPARALTPQEVALLNRASAFDAGHTLVHLAIRFQRQEILSTLLSRISGGGPGLKRSPSYIAPDLASAIRRHIASCVRYKKGSFPCRYINEFCTFYLPAEIEELPAPIQEQLFSELLDRDAMATLEADPPLINWSAELRRLGSRLYALWNRSAGDCLPDAVCQAAYGVADRANTLRAALGDALGARALYARWAAWERAQAARLQYAPDEAQLRAEWARLAAAAARPGAALHQLHVFALAHVLRRPILVYGVDVVNSFRGEALGYARFRGLYLPLLCEPDACSKSPLSLGYTRGHFSALVPLQPRAPAYIRDARAPQALLPLTDLDGKLLPVHFLTGDEMADAEAVVRRWVSACVTGGGVLAARQTLHARPLLQAQMLEEWLNHYRRLAQQTRGPFPPRLQPAAAEFSSDADTDEE; encoded by the exons ATGAGTGAGGAGGTGCAGAATGAGGGGAGCAGGCACAGCGCGTCGCTGGGCGAGCCCGGCGCGCCCGCCGCCGAGTGCGCCGCGCTCGACGCCTCCACCGCCGTCTCACAGACCACCATCACCCAG ATGACGGCGAGCTCCGCGCCGGCCGCCGAGGGCGCCAAGTGGTGCTGCGACGTGTGCACCTACGAGAACTTCCCGCTCTCACGCAAG TGCACCATGTGCCGCAGCCCCAAGTCCGCGCTCAACGAGGACATCTTCCGGCTGCAGGACGGCGCCAGCGCGCTGCCGGCGCCCGACGCCACCG GGAGTGTGGTGTGCGCAGGTGCGGAGGCGGTGGCGGAGCGACTCAAGCCGCTGAGGATATCTTCCCCGCAGGGCGCCAGCGCGTCGTCCGTCGCCAAGTGGTCGTGCCCG ACGTGCACGTACGACAACTGGCCCAAGGCGCTGAAGTGCGCCATGTGCGGCAGCAGCAACCccgcgggcgcggcgccgggCGGGCCGGGCGGCGCGGGCATCAACGAGCTGAGCAGCCCCGCGTCGCTGCACTCGCTGGACAAGCGCAGCAAGCGGCGCGCGGGCCCGGACTGGGTGTGGCTGCAGGCGTGCCTGGGCGTGGTGGAGGGCTCGGCGCGCTGCGTGGACGCCTACCTGGCGCAGGGCGGCGACCCCGCCCGCGCGCTCACGCCGCAGGAGGTGGCGCTGCTCAACCGCGCCTCCGCCTTCGACGCCGGCCACACGCTCGTGCACCTCGCCATACG GTTTCAGCGACAAGAAATTTTGTCGACATTACTGTCGCGGATATCGGGCGGCGGGCCCGGCCTCAAGAGATCTCCTTCATACATCG CGCCGGACCTGGCGTCGGCGATCCGGCGGCACATCGCCAGCTGCGTGCGCTACAAGAAGGGCAGCTTCCCGTGCCGGTACATCAACGAGTTCTGCACCTTCTACCTGCCAGCCG AGATCGAGGAGCTGCCGGCGCCGATCCAGGAGCAGCTGTTCTCGGAGCTGCTGGACCGCGACGCCATGGCCACGCTGGAGGCCGACCCGCCGCTCATCAACTGGAGCGCCGAGCTGCGGCGCCTGGGCTCGCGCCTGTACGCGCTGTGGAACCGCTCGGCCGGCGACTGCCTGCCCGACGCCGTGTGCCAGGCGGCGTACGGCGTGGCGGACCGCGCCAACACGCTGCGCGCGGCGCTGGGGGACGCGCTGGGCGCGCGGGCGCTGTACGCGCGCTGGGCGGCGTGGGAgcgcgcgcaggcggcgcggcTGCAGTACGCGCCCGACGAGGCGCAGCTGCGCGCCGAGTGGGCGCGCCTggcggccgccgccgcgcgccCGGGCGCCGCGCTGCACCAGCTGCACGTGTTCGCGCTGGCGCACGTGCTGCGCCGCCCCATCCTCGTGTACGGCGTGGACGTCGTCAACTCGTTCCGCGGCGAGGCGCTGGGCTACGCGCGCTTCCGCGGCCTCTACCTGCCGCTGCTGTGCGAGCCCGACGCCTGCAGCAAGTCGCCGCTGAGCCTGGGCTACACGCGCGGCCACTTCTCCGCGCTCGTGCCGCTGCAGCCGCGCGCGCCCGCCTACATCCGCGACGCGCGCGCCCCGCAGGCGCTGCTGCCGCTCACCGACCTGGACGGCAAGCTGCTGCCCGTGCACTTCCTCACCGGCGACGAG ATGGCGGACGCGGAGGCGGTGGTGCGGCGCTGGGTGTCGGCGTGCGTGACGGGCGGCGGCGTGCTGGCGGCGCGGCAGACGCTGCACGCGCGGCCGCTGCTGCAGGCGCAGATGCTGGAGGAGTGGCTCAACCACTACCGGCGCCTCGC GCAGCAGACGCGCGGCCCCTTCCCGCCGCGGCTGCAGCCGGCCGCCGCCGAGTTCTCCAGCGACGCCGACACGGACGAGGAGTAG